A single region of the Parasphingorhabdus litoris DSM 22379 genome encodes:
- a CDS encoding hydrolase: MKANPLPENTILENAEGLPLLERTETWSKVNSGSTNLDGLKTVAGQLVEAFSTLPGDIKLIDPDPVEAVRPDGSVDQVQRGQHLFGSIRPDAPVRILLTGHMDTVFPADHPFQNLEWIEEGVLNGPGVADMKGGLSVMLGALQLLEQSEYAARLGYDIMINSDEEVGSASSAALIERCAKDKVAALTYEPALPDGTLAGERGGSGNFSIIFTGKSAHAGRNPDEGRNALVAAADMALQLKALHREGLSVNPAKIEGGGPNNAVPDHAILRVNFRPKSLADQEEAQNTLDKLVDIIARGHDLDVHSHGGFGRPPKPIDPQAEKLFQLVKSCGAELGLDINWRGTGGVCDGNNIAACGVPVVDTMGVRGGAIHSSDEFLISDSLVEHTQLSALTIMRIAEKGGL, from the coding sequence ATGAAAGCAAATCCTCTCCCCGAAAACACGATATTGGAAAACGCCGAAGGATTGCCGCTGCTGGAACGCACGGAAACATGGTCCAAGGTCAATAGCGGCAGCACCAATCTGGATGGCCTGAAAACCGTTGCTGGTCAGTTAGTGGAAGCCTTTTCTACCTTGCCCGGCGACATTAAACTGATTGATCCCGATCCGGTCGAGGCCGTGCGTCCTGACGGTTCCGTTGATCAGGTCCAGCGCGGTCAGCACCTATTTGGCTCGATCCGTCCGGACGCACCGGTTCGGATATTGCTGACCGGCCATATGGACACTGTGTTCCCAGCCGATCATCCGTTCCAGAATCTCGAATGGATTGAGGAAGGTGTACTCAACGGCCCCGGCGTGGCCGATATGAAGGGCGGACTGTCCGTCATGCTCGGCGCGCTGCAATTGCTGGAACAAAGCGAATATGCGGCGCGTCTTGGTTATGACATCATGATCAACAGCGATGAAGAAGTGGGTTCTGCCTCCTCCGCCGCGCTGATCGAACGATGCGCCAAGGACAAGGTCGCCGCCCTCACCTACGAACCCGCCCTGCCTGATGGAACCTTGGCTGGCGAACGCGGTGGTAGCGGCAATTTCTCGATCATCTTCACTGGTAAAAGCGCCCATGCCGGCCGCAACCCGGACGAAGGCCGCAATGCGCTGGTTGCCGCAGCTGATATGGCCTTGCAATTAAAAGCCCTGCACCGCGAAGGGCTGAGCGTGAATCCCGCCAAGATTGAAGGTGGCGGACCGAATAATGCAGTCCCTGATCATGCGATATTGCGGGTGAACTTCCGGCCCAAATCGCTTGCGGATCAGGAAGAGGCGCAAAACACTCTTGATAAACTGGTCGATATCATCGCGCGGGGCCATGACCTTGATGTGCATTCCCACGGCGGTTTTGGCCGCCCGCCCAAACCGATTGATCCGCAGGCGGAAAAGCTGTTTCAACTGGTCAAAAGCTGTGGCGCGGAATTGGGACTGGACATTAACTGGCGCGGCACCGGAGGCGTTTGTGACGGCAACAATATTGCCGCTTGCGGCGTGCCGGTGGTTGATACAATGGGGGTGCGGGGCGGCGCCATTCACAGCTCAGACGAATTTCTAATCAGCGATAGTCTGGTCGAACACACACAATTATCCGCGCTTACGATTATGCGGATTGCCGAAAAGGGGGGACTATGA
- a CDS encoding ETC complex I subunit: protein MAARIYQNPMNAMQSGKALTDKWVLEFEPSEARKPDALTGWTGSGDTQRQVKMNFPNVDAAKAYADKYGISYSVVPTPSKSLKIQAYADNFR, encoded by the coding sequence ATGGCCGCACGAATTTATCAGAACCCCATGAACGCGATGCAGTCGGGCAAAGCGCTTACCGACAAATGGGTGCTGGAATTTGAGCCATCGGAGGCGCGCAAACCCGATGCCCTGACCGGTTGGACTGGCTCTGGCGATACACAGCGGCAGGTGAAAATGAATTTCCCCAATGTCGATGCAGCAAAAGCCTATGCAGACAAATATGGCATTAGCTATTCTGTCGTGCCAACTCCGAGTAAGAGCCTAAAAATACAGGCTTATGCGGATAACTTTCGGTAG
- a CDS encoding LemA family protein, which translates to MHGKISKFLMVPVLALALSACGINSVPTAEEQAKAKWADVESTYQRRADLIPNLVETVKGFAAQEQDTLTAVVEARAKATSIQVSADDLGDASKIQEFAAAQGQLSQGLGRLLATVESYPDLKSNQNFLALQSQLEGTENRINVARRDYNEAVRQYNTTIRTFPDIIGAKIIHGAEPMEPFTATTEGADEAPTVAF; encoded by the coding sequence ATGCATGGCAAGATATCTAAATTTTTGATGGTACCAGTTTTGGCGCTAGCGCTGAGCGCTTGTGGCATCAACAGCGTCCCGACAGCAGAAGAACAAGCAAAAGCCAAATGGGCTGATGTCGAGAGCACCTATCAACGTCGTGCAGACCTGATCCCCAATCTAGTTGAAACAGTGAAAGGCTTTGCAGCCCAAGAACAGGATACGCTAACTGCTGTGGTTGAAGCGCGCGCGAAAGCGACATCCATTCAGGTCAGCGCTGATGATTTGGGCGATGCCTCAAAAATTCAGGAATTTGCTGCAGCTCAGGGTCAGCTTTCACAAGGTCTTGGACGCTTGCTGGCAACCGTAGAGTCCTATCCCGACCTGAAATCCAATCAAAACTTCCTAGCTCTGCAAAGCCAGCTTGAAGGCACGGAAAACCGCATCAACGTGGCGCGCCGGGACTATAACGAAGCGGTCAGGCAATATAATACCACCATCCGAACCTTCCCCGATATTATCGGTGCCAAGATCATTCATGGCGCAGAGCCCATGGAACCATTTACAGCCACCACCGAAGGCGCGGATGAAGCTCCGACAGTTGCGTTTTAA
- a CDS encoding NUDIX hydrolase has product MWEGRFVTAKRKGRWEYVSRSRGIRAAVILAIDEGHVLLVEQYRVPLGKNCIELPAGLVGDHDDNSNEDASVAAIRELEEETGYLAETMDDCGEYYSSPGMLSESFVLFRAKNLIKTGDGGGVDGENITVHRVALDSLAEFIDQKRAERAAIDAKLLLFLQPK; this is encoded by the coding sequence ATGTGGGAAGGTCGTTTCGTTACGGCCAAGCGAAAAGGCCGCTGGGAATATGTCTCGCGCAGTCGCGGCATTCGCGCAGCGGTTATATTGGCAATTGATGAAGGCCATGTGTTGTTGGTGGAACAATATCGCGTGCCGCTGGGTAAAAACTGTATTGAGCTGCCAGCAGGCCTGGTTGGTGATCATGATGACAATAGCAACGAAGATGCTTCTGTAGCAGCGATCAGGGAGCTGGAAGAAGAAACCGGCTATCTCGCTGAGACAATGGATGATTGCGGCGAATATTATTCGTCACCGGGCATGCTGTCAGAGAGCTTCGTACTGTTTCGGGCCAAGAATCTTATTAAAACTGGCGATGGCGGCGGTGTTGACGGGGAGAATATCACTGTGCATCGCGTGGCGCTGGACAGCTTAGCCGAGTTTATTGATCAGAAACGCGCTGAGCGGGCGGCTATTGACGCTAAATTGCTGCTATTTCTTCAACCAAAGTAA
- a CDS encoding TPM domain-containing protein, translating into MKKVNQLSEAEHKLVTAAVSEAEKSTDGEIVTIVTDLSDKYHDAGLQWAIGITFFFLSTLAIFPAFYQSLIRGLFGGWEQDLTTAGEQMAILFIASVTLFLVMRYLFAWMPLRLLVTPKSTKQRRVRRRAIDFFKVGAERRTMGLTGILIYVSLKEHRAEIVADDAIAEKVSPEVWGEAMVALIDEVRAGRPGEGMAAAVRHVGVVLKEHFPKTDKNPNELPDRLIEL; encoded by the coding sequence ATGAAGAAGGTCAATCAGCTTTCCGAAGCGGAGCATAAGCTCGTTACAGCCGCAGTCAGCGAGGCGGAAAAATCCACAGATGGTGAGATTGTGACCATCGTTACGGATCTGTCAGACAAATATCATGATGCTGGCCTGCAATGGGCCATCGGGATTACCTTTTTCTTTTTGTCTACACTGGCTATTTTCCCTGCCTTTTATCAGTCGCTAATAAGAGGCCTTTTTGGTGGCTGGGAACAAGATCTCACAACGGCGGGCGAGCAAATGGCGATCCTTTTCATCGCCAGCGTCACCCTGTTCCTTGTCATGCGCTATCTGTTCGCTTGGATGCCCCTTCGGCTTCTGGTGACGCCAAAGAGCACGAAACAGCGCCGCGTCCGCAGGCGGGCGATTGATTTTTTCAAGGTGGGTGCAGAACGCCGGACCATGGGATTGACGGGAATATTGATTTACGTCTCTCTGAAAGAGCATCGGGCGGAAATTGTTGCTGATGACGCAATAGCTGAGAAAGTATCGCCTGAAGTCTGGGGCGAAGCGATGGTTGCTTTGATCGATGAAGTTCGTGCTGGCCGCCCTGGCGAAGGCATGGCTGCGGCCGTTCGGCATGTCGGTGTGGTGCTGAAAGAGCATTTTCCCAAAACCGACAAAAACCCGAACGAACTGCCAGATCGGCTGATCGAGCTTTGA
- a CDS encoding N-succinylarginine dihydrolase, which produces MTKLQEINFDGIIGPSHNYAGLSLGNIASSNNAGDASYPREAALQGIAKMRHNIDLGLVQGFFMPLDRPNMAWLGSLGTKLTEAEPHIRAAAYSASSMWAANAATISPAPDSADGRCHMTVANLQTMPHRSHEWPGTLAQLRLAFGDQDHFAVHQPIPSPFGDEGAANHMRLCGSHGEAGVEIFIYGKSGGRFPARQHIEASKAVARKHGLQDDRVIFAQQSDKAIAAGAFHNDVVAVANEQVLFAHEDAFENREEFYAEVRSKFPEAEIITVPADKVSLADAITSYLFNAQLVTLPEDSGMALILPTEAKETEAVWSYLQELVEGNGAIRKLCPVDVRQSMANGGGPACLRLRVVADPNAVDQRFMATPAKLDAMAEIVEQNWPKTIMPEQLANANLLENVQKARKKLLQVCTLTELES; this is translated from the coding sequence ATGACGAAGCTTCAGGAAATCAATTTTGATGGGATCATTGGGCCCAGCCATAATTATGCGGGCCTAAGCCTCGGCAACATCGCCTCTTCAAACAATGCCGGCGATGCGTCCTACCCACGTGAGGCCGCATTGCAGGGTATCGCCAAGATGCGCCACAATATCGACTTGGGGCTGGTACAGGGATTTTTCATGCCACTTGATCGCCCCAATATGGCGTGGCTCGGTTCGTTAGGAACAAAGCTAACCGAGGCGGAGCCGCATATTCGTGCGGCTGCATATTCCGCGTCATCGATGTGGGCGGCCAATGCCGCAACTATTTCCCCCGCACCCGACAGCGCCGACGGCAGATGCCATATGACGGTGGCGAACCTCCAAACCATGCCGCATCGAAGCCACGAATGGCCAGGCACATTGGCGCAGTTACGGTTAGCCTTTGGCGATCAGGATCACTTTGCGGTTCACCAGCCGATCCCCTCCCCCTTTGGTGACGAGGGTGCAGCGAATCACATGCGCTTGTGTGGGTCTCATGGAGAGGCTGGAGTCGAGATATTTATTTACGGCAAAAGCGGCGGCCGCTTTCCAGCACGACAGCATATCGAAGCCAGCAAAGCGGTGGCTAGAAAGCATGGCTTGCAAGATGATCGCGTGATTTTTGCGCAGCAGTCCGACAAAGCGATTGCAGCGGGTGCCTTTCACAATGATGTAGTGGCCGTTGCCAATGAACAGGTGCTGTTCGCACACGAAGACGCGTTTGAAAATCGAGAAGAGTTTTACGCGGAAGTGAGAAGCAAGTTTCCGGAAGCCGAGATCATCACGGTTCCGGCAGATAAGGTGAGTTTGGCTGATGCCATCACATCCTATCTGTTCAACGCACAGTTGGTCACCCTGCCTGAAGACAGCGGTATGGCGCTGATCCTGCCAACCGAGGCTAAGGAAACAGAAGCGGTCTGGTCCTATCTGCAGGAATTGGTGGAGGGCAATGGTGCGATCCGAAAACTCTGTCCCGTTGATGTGCGTCAGTCCATGGCAAATGGTGGCGGGCCGGCCTGCCTGCGTTTGCGTGTTGTTGCGGACCCAAATGCTGTGGATCAGCGCTTCATGGCAACACCGGCAAAGCTGGATGCCATGGCCGAGATCGTGGAACAAAATTGGCCGAAAACAATAATGCCTGAACAGTTGGCCAACGCTAACCTGCTTGAGAATGTGCAAAAAGCCCGCAAGAAACTTTTGCAAGTCTGCACATTGACGGAGCTGGAAAGCTAG
- a CDS encoding malate synthase G, translated as MSEYVSQNGIQIAPELFDFINDRALPGTGVDPDKFWSGFADLLGRFAPRNAELLAKREKLQSQIDDWHVANKGKAIDQSAYQAFLKEIGYLVDEPTPFAITTENVDPEIATMAGPQLVVPSLNDRFVLNAANARWGSLYDAFYGTDALDADPVQPGGYDPVRGVAVIKAAKAFLDETLPLANGSWADLTNVKEDGIPLKDPSQCVGWNDKGCLFKHNGLHIDVIFDAEHPIGKDDLANIADVYLEAALTTIIDMEDSVAAVDAEDKVLAYSNWLGLMRGDLAATFMKGGKEAERRANPDREYTDQDGNAFTLPGRSLMFVRNVGHLMTNPAVLLADGSEAPEGLLDGVFTSLVSMHDLKGLGQYRNSKTGSIYIVKPKMHGPEECTFTNDLFDAVEDLLGLARNTIKVGVMDEERRTSANLAACIHAVKDRIVFINTGFLDRTGDEIHTSMQGGAMVAKADMKSSDWIQAYEARNVAIGLSCGMSGKAQIGKGMWAAPDMMADMMEQKIGHPMTGANTAWVPSPTAATLHAIHYHRLDVFARQKEVANDGIPSLDKLLTIPLADGHNWSAEEIERELDNNAQGILGYVVRWVDQGIGCSKVPDINDIGLMEDRATLRISSQHMANWMLHGVCSPEQVDAALLRMAAKVDGQNADDPLYRPMASDPDASLAFQAARDLVFKGVEQPSGYTEPLLHAYRLKLKAAG; from the coding sequence ATGTCCGAATATGTCAGTCAAAATGGTATCCAGATTGCTCCGGAGCTGTTTGATTTTATCAATGACCGCGCTTTGCCCGGAACGGGAGTCGATCCAGATAAATTCTGGTCGGGCTTTGCGGATCTGCTGGGGCGGTTTGCTCCGCGCAATGCAGAACTGCTTGCCAAGCGGGAAAAGCTGCAGTCACAGATTGATGACTGGCATGTCGCGAACAAGGGTAAGGCCATTGATCAGTCGGCCTATCAGGCCTTTCTGAAAGAGATTGGCTATCTGGTCGATGAACCAACGCCTTTTGCCATCACGACCGAAAATGTTGATCCGGAAATCGCTACCATGGCCGGACCGCAATTGGTGGTGCCTTCATTGAATGATCGTTTCGTGCTCAACGCTGCCAATGCGCGTTGGGGTAGCCTTTACGACGCCTTTTATGGCACGGATGCCTTGGACGCAGACCCGGTACAGCCAGGCGGTTATGATCCCGTGCGCGGTGTAGCGGTTATCAAGGCGGCCAAGGCGTTTCTGGATGAGACATTGCCGCTAGCCAATGGCAGCTGGGCGGACCTGACCAACGTTAAGGAAGACGGCATTCCGCTCAAAGACCCGTCGCAATGTGTCGGATGGAATGACAAGGGATGCCTGTTCAAGCATAACGGTCTGCATATTGACGTGATTTTTGACGCCGAGCATCCGATCGGCAAGGATGATCTGGCCAATATTGCGGACGTCTATCTGGAAGCTGCACTGACGACAATCATCGACATGGAGGATTCTGTCGCCGCTGTTGATGCCGAGGACAAGGTTCTGGCCTACAGCAACTGGCTCGGCCTGATGCGCGGTGATCTCGCAGCCACATTCATGAAAGGCGGCAAGGAGGCAGAGCGTCGCGCCAATCCGGATCGTGAATATACGGATCAGGACGGCAATGCGTTCACACTGCCCGGGCGCAGCCTGATGTTTGTCCGCAATGTCGGACACTTAATGACCAATCCAGCGGTATTGCTGGCAGACGGCTCAGAGGCACCGGAAGGTTTGCTCGATGGCGTATTTACCAGCCTTGTCTCGATGCATGATCTGAAAGGGCTCGGCCAATATCGCAACAGTAAGACCGGTTCCATCTACATCGTGAAGCCGAAAATGCACGGTCCGGAGGAATGTACCTTCACCAATGATCTGTTTGATGCGGTGGAAGACTTGCTTGGTCTGGCGCGAAACACGATCAAGGTCGGTGTTATGGATGAAGAACGCCGCACTTCAGCTAATCTCGCGGCCTGCATCCATGCCGTGAAAGATCGGATTGTGTTTATCAATACCGGCTTCCTTGATCGTACAGGGGATGAAATCCATACCAGCATGCAAGGCGGCGCAATGGTTGCCAAGGCGGATATGAAATCCAGCGACTGGATACAGGCCTATGAAGCCCGCAATGTCGCCATCGGTCTTTCTTGCGGCATGTCTGGCAAGGCGCAGATCGGGAAAGGCATGTGGGCCGCACCCGATATGATGGCCGATATGATGGAACAGAAAATCGGCCACCCGATGACCGGTGCAAACACCGCATGGGTGCCCAGTCCGACCGCCGCGACACTCCACGCCATTCATTATCACCGGCTGGATGTCTTCGCGCGCCAGAAAGAAGTCGCCAATGATGGGATCCCATCGCTCGACAAGCTGCTCACCATTCCTCTCGCAGACGGCCATAACTGGTCAGCAGAAGAAATTGAGCGGGAACTCGACAATAATGCGCAAGGCATTTTGGGTTATGTTGTACGCTGGGTGGATCAGGGCATTGGCTGTTCGAAAGTCCCGGATATCAACGATATCGGACTGATGGAAGATCGCGCAACGTTGCGGATTTCTTCGCAGCATATGGCCAACTGGATGCTGCACGGCGTCTGTTCGCCCGAACAGGTCGATGCGGCGTTGTTGCGTATGGCGGCAAAGGTGGACGGGCAAAATGCCGATGATCCGCTGTACCGGCCGATGGCGAGTGACCCGGATGCCAGCCTGGCATTTCAGGCAGCGCGGGATCTGGTGTTCAAAGGCGTTGAGCAGCCCAGTGGTTATACCGAGCCTTTATTGCATGCCTACCGATTGAAACTGAAGGCTGCGGGCTAA
- the mscL gene encoding large conductance mechanosensitive channel protein MscL, translating into MFSEFKEFILKGNVLDLAVAVIIGAAFATITTSLTEDVIMPVVSAVLGTPDFSKMFILLGTPPAELAGSTDYAALKEAGVPMLGWGQFLTVVINFIILAFIIFMIVRYANKVMAKKEEEEADSGPSEIDLLTEIRDSLKK; encoded by the coding sequence ATGTTTTCGGAATTTAAAGAGTTTATCCTGAAGGGCAACGTGCTGGATTTGGCAGTTGCGGTCATCATTGGTGCGGCCTTTGCCACCATCACAACTTCACTGACCGAAGATGTGATCATGCCGGTGGTGAGCGCGGTTCTCGGGACACCGGATTTCTCTAAAATGTTCATCCTGCTAGGCACGCCGCCAGCGGAACTGGCTGGATCAACCGACTATGCCGCCTTGAAAGAAGCAGGCGTTCCGATGCTGGGTTGGGGACAATTTCTGACCGTTGTCATCAACTTCATCATCCTGGCATTCATCATTTTCATGATTGTACGCTATGCCAATAAAGTGATGGCGAAAAAGGAAGAGGAAGAAGCAGATTCCGGTCCAAGCGAAATTGACCTACTCACTGAAATTCGCGACAGTTTGAAAAAATAA
- a CDS encoding polyprenyl synthetase family protein yields MTATVHHLGRDSTPSLEPLMALVANDMNQVNSVILDRMQSEIPLIPELAGHLIAGGGKRMRPMLTLAAAKLIGYEGDRHFKLAAAVEFIHTATLLHDDVVDGSDLRRGKTTANLVFGNPATVLVGDFLFSRSFELMVEDGSLKVLKILSSASAIIAEGEVNQLTAQRKIDTSEDRYLDIIGSKTAALFAAASRISAVVAERDEETELALDSYGRNLGIAFQLVDDAIDYSSDSETMGKDAGDDFREGKVTLPVILAYARGSDQDRKFWKDAIIGHKVSDDDLSFATDLLKKTGAIDDTISRARHYGQRAIDALGAFPSGKAKAAMTEAVEFAISRAY; encoded by the coding sequence ACAGCGTAATTCTGGATCGGATGCAGTCGGAAATCCCTTTGATACCAGAGCTGGCCGGGCATTTAATTGCTGGTGGTGGCAAACGAATGCGCCCGATGCTCACCTTGGCGGCTGCAAAATTGATCGGTTATGAGGGGGATCGCCACTTCAAATTGGCGGCAGCTGTAGAATTTATCCATACCGCGACACTTTTGCATGACGATGTGGTGGATGGGTCGGATCTCCGGCGCGGGAAAACGACTGCTAATCTGGTTTTTGGAAATCCCGCCACAGTCCTTGTAGGAGATTTTCTGTTCAGTCGATCTTTTGAACTGATGGTGGAAGATGGCTCGCTTAAGGTGTTGAAAATTCTGTCGAGTGCATCAGCGATCATAGCCGAAGGTGAGGTAAATCAGCTCACTGCGCAGCGCAAGATTGACACGAGCGAGGATCGCTATCTTGATATTATCGGCTCAAAAACAGCGGCATTATTTGCCGCTGCCAGTCGGATATCCGCTGTCGTCGCGGAACGAGACGAAGAAACAGAGCTGGCGCTCGATTCATACGGCCGCAATCTTGGTATCGCTTTCCAACTGGTTGATGATGCGATTGACTATTCTTCTGACAGCGAAACCATGGGCAAGGATGCCGGCGATGATTTTCGCGAAGGCAAGGTTACTCTACCGGTGATTCTCGCTTATGCACGCGGTAGCGATCAAGATCGCAAGTTTTGGAAAGACGCCATTATTGGCCACAAAGTGTCGGACGATGATTTGTCATTTGCCACTGATCTGCTTAAGAAAACTGGCGCGATTGATGACACTATTTCACGAGCGCGGCATTATGGTCAGCGGGCTATTGATGCATTGGGCGCATTCCCATCAGGTAAAGCAAAAGCGGCAATGACCGAAGCAGTTGAATTTGCGATTTCACGCGCTTATTGA
- a CDS encoding arginine N-succinyltransferase: MSFRIRAARMEDLQHLYEMAKLTGGGFTNLPADKASLTDKLERSAQAYDRKSEEHDNDLFVMVLENVETGAVRGTSQLFTMVGQSWPFYSYRLSTLSQTSKELDRTFSAQMLTLVTDLEGASEVGGLFLHPGERAGGLGMLLARSRYLFIKEHRSRFGDRLFAELRGVIDEAGGSPFWDGLAGRFFGMGFQEADYFNAIHGNQFIADLMPKHPIYTAMLSETARAAIGIPHPNGRAAMRMLENENFSYDGYVDIFDGGPTMIAKTDKVTSVKNTKSERIVDITASGAGLKSIISHGRLHDFQATYAFIGEAEGGVTIDEDAAANLDLSVGDTIWHIPR, translated from the coding sequence ATGAGTTTCAGGATACGCGCCGCGCGGATGGAGGACCTGCAACATCTCTATGAGATGGCAAAGCTCACCGGCGGCGGTTTCACAAATCTGCCAGCCGATAAAGCCAGCTTAACAGACAAGCTGGAGCGCTCGGCACAGGCCTATGATCGGAAAAGCGAAGAGCATGACAATGACCTTTTCGTGATGGTTCTGGAAAATGTGGAGACAGGCGCGGTACGCGGAACATCGCAGCTGTTCACGATGGTCGGGCAAAGCTGGCCGTTTTATTCCTATCGCCTCAGCACCTTGTCACAAACCAGCAAGGAGCTGGACCGGACATTCAGTGCACAAATGCTTACACTGGTTACTGATCTGGAGGGCGCAAGCGAGGTCGGCGGCCTTTTCCTTCATCCCGGCGAGCGCGCTGGCGGTTTGGGCATGTTGCTGGCGCGCAGTCGCTATCTGTTCATCAAGGAGCATCGCTCACGCTTTGGTGACCGCCTTTTTGCAGAATTGCGCGGTGTGATTGATGAAGCTGGCGGCTCCCCTTTCTGGGATGGATTGGCTGGCCGCTTTTTCGGCATGGGTTTTCAAGAGGCGGACTATTTCAACGCCATCCACGGCAATCAGTTTATCGCTGACCTGATGCCGAAACATCCCATCTATACCGCCATGCTGAGCGAAACGGCGCGTGCCGCCATCGGTATTCCCCATCCCAATGGTCGAGCCGCGATGCGGATGCTGGAGAATGAGAATTTTTCCTATGATGGCTATGTCGATATTTTCGACGGCGGCCCAACGATGATCGCGAAAACCGACAAAGTCACCAGCGTGAAAAATACAAAATCAGAAAGGATCGTCGATATCACAGCGTCCGGCGCCGGATTGAAATCCATCATCTCCCATGGTCGTTTGCATGACTTCCAGGCAACATATGCCTTTATCGGTGAAGCTGAAGGCGGTGTAACCATTGATGAGGATGCGGCCGCCAATCTGGACCTCTCAGTCGGTGACACAATTTGGCATATTCCAAGGTAA
- a CDS encoding TPM domain-containing protein, with the protein MRNVPHSIVAAIWAALVLSIMVPVTPAAAQSFPELTGRVVDQADLLDPAQEAAITTKLEALEANSNRQMVVATVSDLEGYDVADYGYQLGRTWGIGQDGDGETEKDNGIILLVAPNDRKVRIEVGYGLEGIMTDALSSVIIQNEILPRFRDGDMPAGINAGVDRIMTQLMLPEEEARAFASQAVAQQRERSNDGEAGLVIFWIIVGIVIIVISISNSRGGKRYRGGSGPVVIWGGSGSSGWGSSGGGFSSGGFGGGGFSGGGGSFGGGGASGGW; encoded by the coding sequence ATGCGTAACGTCCCCCACAGCATTGTTGCAGCGATTTGGGCTGCCTTGGTATTGTCGATCATGGTTCCGGTGACACCTGCCGCCGCCCAGAGTTTCCCGGAACTGACCGGCCGGGTTGTCGATCAGGCGGACCTGCTTGATCCTGCGCAGGAAGCGGCGATCACGACCAAACTTGAAGCGCTTGAGGCTAATTCAAACCGGCAAATGGTGGTCGCCACTGTCTCTGATCTGGAAGGCTATGATGTTGCTGACTATGGCTATCAGCTGGGCCGGACATGGGGCATTGGACAGGATGGCGACGGTGAGACCGAGAAAGATAATGGCATTATCTTGCTCGTCGCTCCCAATGATCGCAAGGTTCGTATAGAAGTCGGCTACGGACTGGAAGGCATTATGACGGATGCGCTTTCCAGCGTGATCATCCAGAATGAAATATTGCCGCGATTTCGCGATGGCGACATGCCTGCGGGTATCAATGCCGGTGTCGACCGGATCATGACGCAGTTGATGCTACCCGAAGAAGAGGCCCGGGCTTTTGCTTCCCAAGCCGTCGCCCAGCAACGGGAACGCTCCAACGATGGTGAAGCCGGTCTGGTTATATTCTGGATCATTGTCGGGATCGTGATTATCGTCATATCCATTTCCAATTCGCGCGGCGGCAAACGCTATCGCGGCGGTTCTGGCCCAGTCGTTATCTGGGGCGGTAGTGGCTCCAGCGGATGGGGCAGTTCCGGTGGTGGCTTCAGCAGCGGCGGCTTCGGTGGCGGTGGTTTCAGCGGCGGTGGCGGCAGCTTCGGCGGCGGCGGCGCATCGGGGGGATGGTGA